The following coding sequences lie in one Maribacter forsetii DSM 18668 genomic window:
- a CDS encoding lipid-binding SYLF domain-containing protein, translating to MKILKSITAAAFLFLAVGVNAQSSKDKKIIKDSDKAKEKLMTMEVGLDQFFKNSAGYVVFPNVGKGGFIIGGASGNGVVYEDGTMVGMADLKKLSVGLQAGGQAITEVIFFETEEDLAEFKEGDFEFSAEASAVAIKSGVAVNAKYRDGVAVFALPKAGLMADASVGGQKFDYKPMMK from the coding sequence ATGAAAATTTTAAAATCTATAACAGCCGCAGCCTTCTTATTCTTAGCTGTAGGTGTAAATGCGCAAAGTAGCAAAGACAAAAAAATAATTAAGGATTCAGATAAAGCGAAAGAGAAATTAATGACTATGGAAGTTGGTTTAGACCAATTCTTTAAAAATTCAGCTGGATATGTAGTTTTTCCAAACGTAGGTAAAGGTGGTTTCATTATTGGAGGTGCATCAGGTAATGGTGTAGTATACGAAGATGGAACTATGGTTGGTATGGCTGATTTAAAAAAATTAAGTGTTGGTCTACAAGCAGGTGGACAAGCAATTACAGAAGTAATCTTTTTTGAAACAGAGGAAGATTTAGCCGAATTTAAAGAAGGTGATTTTGAATTTTCTGCTGAAGCATCGGCAGTAGCAATAAAATCTGGAGTTGCAGTTAACGCAAAATACAGAGATGGTGTTGCCGTATTTGCTTTACCAAAAGCAGGTTTAATGGCGGATGCATCTGTAGGTGGTCAAAAATTTGATTACAAGCCAATGATGAAATAA